In one Mycobacterium sp. NBC_00419 genomic region, the following are encoded:
- a CDS encoding acetyl-CoA acetyltransferase, protein MVDPRTPVIVGVGQFTERVDDPAYRGMSSVELATEAVRAALADTGADVAAVAKAIEVFAGLRQFEICSPFTKPAFGCSDNYVRSVARRVGADPARAVLESIGGNSPQKLMTEFAGLIAAGDIEVALLLGSEPGSTEKYYANRDDKPDFTETVGGQLEDRGYGYEQYMSEYTANHGLTGAPVQYGLLDNARRARLGRGVADYRLDMAELFAPFSKVAAKNPFSFSPVERSVTELITVTEQNRMICDPYPRLMVARDQVNQGAAALIMSVDAARRLGVPEEKWVYLHGHADQTEQDLLDRVDVSISNAAKQSVAEALRVAGIGIDEVSTFDLYSCFPFPVFAVCDAFGLATDDPRGFTLTGGLPFFGGPGNSYSLHAIAETVAEMRDKPGAFGLVGANGGVMSKYSTGVYSTSPVDWTPDRSKALQADIAALPTVAVTRNADGPGVIETYSVRYDWPERTGVIIGRLGADDSRFMALTTDADLVALMSDGDPLGAAITVTSGADGVNRAVLG, encoded by the coding sequence ATGGTCGATCCGCGCACACCCGTCATCGTCGGCGTCGGTCAGTTCACCGAGCGAGTCGACGACCCCGCCTACCGCGGCATGTCGTCGGTGGAACTGGCCACCGAGGCGGTTCGCGCCGCGCTCGCTGACACCGGCGCAGACGTCGCCGCAGTGGCCAAGGCGATCGAGGTGTTTGCCGGGCTGCGGCAGTTCGAGATCTGCTCGCCCTTCACCAAACCCGCCTTCGGATGCTCGGACAACTACGTGCGCTCGGTGGCTCGTCGCGTCGGCGCGGATCCCGCCCGTGCGGTGCTGGAGTCGATCGGCGGCAACAGCCCCCAGAAGCTGATGACAGAGTTCGCCGGCTTGATCGCCGCCGGTGACATCGAAGTGGCGTTGCTCCTCGGTTCCGAGCCGGGTTCCACCGAGAAGTACTACGCGAACCGCGACGACAAGCCGGACTTCACCGAGACGGTCGGCGGCCAACTCGAGGATCGCGGGTACGGCTACGAGCAGTACATGAGCGAATACACCGCCAACCACGGGTTGACCGGCGCGCCCGTCCAGTACGGATTGCTCGACAACGCCAGGCGGGCCCGTCTCGGACGCGGTGTCGCCGACTACCGCCTCGACATGGCCGAGCTGTTCGCGCCGTTCTCGAAAGTCGCTGCCAAGAACCCGTTTTCGTTCTCACCGGTGGAGCGCTCGGTCACCGAGCTGATCACTGTCACCGAACAGAACCGAATGATCTGCGACCCCTACCCCCGGTTGATGGTGGCTCGTGACCAGGTGAACCAGGGCGCCGCCGCGCTGATCATGTCGGTGGATGCGGCCCGCCGTCTCGGGGTGCCCGAGGAGAAGTGGGTCTATCTGCACGGGCACGCAGACCAGACCGAGCAGGATCTGCTGGACCGCGTCGACGTCAGCATCAGTAACGCGGCGAAACAGTCGGTGGCAGAAGCACTTCGGGTCGCCGGAATCGGTATCGACGAGGTCAGCACCTTCGACCTCTACAGCTGCTTCCCCTTCCCGGTCTTCGCGGTGTGTGATGCGTTCGGATTGGCAACCGACGACCCGCGTGGGTTCACCCTCACTGGCGGTCTGCCGTTCTTCGGCGGTCCCGGCAACAGCTACTCGTTGCATGCAATCGCCGAGACGGTCGCCGAAATGCGGGACAAGCCAGGCGCGTTCGGCTTGGTGGGTGCCAATGGCGGCGTGATGAGCAAGTACTCCACCGGTGTGTACTCGACCTCGCCCGTCGACTGGACGCCCGATCGCAGCAAGGCGTTGCAGGCAGACATCGCCGCGCTGCCGACGGTGGCCGTCACCCGCAACGCCGACGGTCCCGGCGTCATCGAGACATACTCGGTGCGGTACGACTGGCCCGAACGCACCGGCGTCATCATCGGCCGGCTTGGAGCCGACGACAGCCGGTTCATGGCCCTGACCACCGACGCGGACCTGGTGGCACTGATGTCAGACGGTGACCCGCTGGGTGCGGCCATCACCGTCACGTCCGGTGCGGACGGGGTGAACCGGGCCGTGCTGGGTTAG
- the sfnG gene encoding dimethylsulfone monooxygenase SfnG, producing the protein MTTERIADQVKFAYWVPNVSGGLVTSDIEQRTDWNYEYNAKLAQTAENNGFEYALSQVRYEASYGAEFQHESTSFSLALLLATQRLKVIAAVHPGLWHPAVLAKLGATADHLSGGRFAINVVSGWFKDEFTHLGEPWLEHDERYRRSAEFLQVIRKIWTEDNVDFRGDFYRIHDFTLKPKPLNTEARPNPELFQGGNSTAARRNGGYYSDWYFSNGKDFDGVTEQVVEVRDHARDAGREVRFGLNGFIIARDTEKEAKETLREIIAKANKPAVEGFKSAVQQAGSSTGDKRGMWADSSFEDLVQYNDGFRTQLIGTPEQIAERIAAYRKRGVDLILGGFLHFQEEIEYFGAKVLPLVREIEAAESDSVGAPLLASA; encoded by the coding sequence GTGACGACCGAACGTATTGCAGACCAAGTGAAATTCGCCTACTGGGTGCCCAACGTCAGTGGTGGGCTGGTGACCAGTGATATCGAGCAGCGCACCGACTGGAACTACGAGTACAACGCGAAGCTGGCGCAGACCGCGGAGAACAACGGCTTCGAGTACGCGTTGAGCCAGGTGCGCTACGAGGCGAGTTACGGCGCGGAGTTCCAGCACGAGTCGACCAGCTTCAGCCTGGCGCTGCTGTTGGCGACCCAGCGGCTCAAGGTCATCGCCGCAGTGCACCCGGGATTGTGGCATCCAGCCGTGCTGGCCAAGCTCGGTGCGACCGCCGATCACCTCTCCGGTGGACGCTTCGCCATCAACGTGGTCTCGGGCTGGTTCAAAGACGAGTTCACCCACTTGGGTGAGCCGTGGCTCGAGCATGACGAGCGCTACCGGCGCAGCGCGGAATTCCTGCAGGTGATCCGCAAGATCTGGACCGAGGACAACGTCGACTTCCGCGGCGACTTCTACCGCATCCACGACTTCACCCTCAAGCCCAAGCCGCTCAACACCGAGGCGCGTCCCAATCCTGAACTGTTCCAAGGCGGCAACTCCACCGCGGCGCGACGCAACGGCGGCTACTACTCCGACTGGTACTTCTCCAACGGCAAGGACTTCGACGGCGTCACCGAGCAGGTCGTCGAGGTCCGTGACCACGCCCGCGACGCCGGCCGGGAGGTCCGCTTCGGTCTCAACGGCTTCATCATCGCCCGCGACACCGAGAAAGAAGCCAAGGAGACGCTGCGCGAGATCATTGCCAAGGCCAACAAACCCGCCGTCGAAGGCTTCAAGTCGGCTGTTCAGCAAGCCGGCAGCTCCACCGGTGACAAGCGTGGGATGTGGGCCGACTCCAGCTTCGAAGACCTCGTGCAGTACAACGACGGCTTCCGCACCCAGCTGATCGGTACCCCCGAACAGATCGCCGAACGCATCGCCGCCTACCGCAAACGCGGTGTCGACCTCATCCTCGGCGGCTTCCTGCACTTCCAGGAAGAGATCGAGTACTTCGGCGCCAAGGTGCTGCCCCTGGTCCGCGAAATCGAAGCAGCCGAGAGCGATTCGGTGGGGGCCCCGTTGCTGGCCTCCGCCTGA
- the purN gene encoding phosphoribosylglycinamide formyltransferase: MQHPLRIPASAPARVVVLASGTGTLLQSLLDSAVGDYPARIVAVGVDRDCRAVQIAQAAGIPAYCERLGDHPDRSSWDAAIADATAAHQPDLIVSAGFMKILGPEFLSRFIGRVVNTHPALLPAFPGAHAVPDALNYGVRVTGCTVHLVDAGMDTGPILAQEAVEVLDSDDEDTLHERIKIVERRLLVDVLAAVATRGVTWIGRKATIG; encoded by the coding sequence GTGCAGCATCCCCTTCGCATCCCGGCCAGCGCGCCGGCTCGCGTCGTTGTCCTGGCCTCCGGGACCGGGACGCTGCTGCAGTCCCTGCTGGACTCCGCGGTCGGGGACTACCCGGCCCGCATCGTGGCGGTCGGCGTCGACCGCGACTGCCGTGCCGTGCAGATCGCGCAGGCCGCCGGGATCCCCGCCTACTGCGAACGCCTCGGCGACCACCCGGACCGCTCTAGCTGGGACGCCGCGATCGCCGATGCCACCGCCGCCCACCAGCCCGACCTCATCGTGTCGGCGGGATTCATGAAAATCCTTGGCCCCGAATTTCTTTCGCGATTCATCGGCCGGGTGGTCAATACCCACCCCGCGTTGCTGCCCGCTTTCCCCGGTGCGCACGCCGTGCCGGATGCGCTGAACTACGGGGTCAGGGTCACCGGGTGCACCGTGCATCTGGTGGACGCCGGCATGGACACTGGGCCGATCCTGGCTCAGGAGGCGGTCGAGGTTCTCGACAGCGACGATGAAGACACGTTGCACGAACGCATCAAGATCGTCGAACGACGATTGCTGGTGGACGTGCTGGCCGCGGTGGCAACCCGCGGTGTGACCTGGATTGGCAGAAAGGCGACCATAGGATGA
- a CDS encoding cell division protein PerM, which yields MEDQRPVGARQARDLVRVAFGPSVVALVVITAVTLMQLVIANSDMTGTLGAVASMWLAVHQVPISIAGHQIGMLPLLPVLLMVWGTARTTAQATSPRASWFVIRWIAASALGGPLLIAAIALAVIHDASSVITDLQTPSALRAFSGVLAVHAVGALIGVGSQVGWRALRSAGLPMWLGDTVRAALAGILALFGLSAAVTAASLVVHWGTMHELFAITDSVFGQLSLTVLSVLYAPNVIVGTSAVAVGSSAHIGFATFSSFTVFGGDIPAVPILAAVPTPPLGPVWVALLIVGAAAGVAVGQQCARRPLPLPAALGKLAVAAVLSAVTMALLGYAGGGKLGNFGDVGVDQSTFGPGVFFWFFLVGGLTVVMSGGVIRRPRRVAPPVPIAVPEGELAGDPASEPMTEPIVFGEPADVEDLALLPDDVDGGFEPEPEVEAAPEPEPEPEREPAVPARPVRPAPDLEDVEDLMVVDDDLEADEPRPPRD from the coding sequence ATGGAAGACCAGCGGCCCGTCGGCGCGCGCCAGGCGCGTGACCTGGTTCGGGTCGCATTCGGGCCGTCGGTGGTCGCCCTGGTGGTCATCACCGCGGTGACCTTGATGCAACTCGTCATCGCCAACAGCGATATGACCGGCACGCTGGGTGCGGTGGCCAGTATGTGGCTGGCCGTGCACCAGGTGCCGATCTCGATCGCCGGTCATCAGATCGGGATGCTCCCGCTGCTGCCGGTGCTGCTGATGGTGTGGGGTACCGCGCGCACGACTGCCCAGGCGACCTCGCCGCGGGCGTCATGGTTCGTGATCCGCTGGATCGCCGCCTCCGCGCTCGGCGGGCCCCTGCTGATCGCTGCGATCGCCCTGGCAGTCATCCACGACGCCTCCTCGGTGATCACCGACCTGCAGACGCCGAGCGCGTTGCGGGCGTTCTCCGGGGTACTGGCGGTGCACGCTGTCGGCGCGCTGATCGGGGTGGGCTCGCAGGTGGGCTGGCGGGCGCTGCGATCGGCCGGGCTGCCGATGTGGCTGGGCGACACCGTCCGTGCCGCGCTTGCCGGGATCCTCGCGCTGTTCGGCCTATCGGCGGCGGTGACGGCCGCATCACTGGTGGTGCATTGGGGCACCATGCACGAACTGTTCGCGATCACCGATTCGGTGTTCGGCCAGCTGAGTCTGACGGTGCTGTCCGTGCTGTACGCGCCCAATGTGATCGTCGGGACCTCGGCGGTGGCCGTCGGCTCCAGCGCACACATCGGCTTCGCGACGTTCAGTTCCTTCACGGTGTTCGGCGGTGACATTCCGGCGGTGCCGATCCTGGCCGCGGTACCCACCCCGCCGCTGGGACCGGTGTGGGTGGCGTTGCTGATCGTCGGTGCCGCTGCCGGTGTCGCGGTGGGACAGCAGTGTGCCCGCCGGCCGTTGCCGCTGCCTGCGGCGCTGGGCAAGCTGGCGGTGGCCGCGGTGCTGTCGGCGGTGACGATGGCGCTGCTCGGCTACGCCGGCGGCGGCAAGCTGGGCAACTTCGGCGATGTCGGTGTCGACCAGTCGACGTTCGGCCCCGGAGTGTTCTTCTGGTTCTTCCTCGTCGGTGGCCTGACCGTCGTGATGTCCGGCGGTGTGATCCGGCGGCCCAGGCGCGTCGCGCCGCCGGTGCCGATTGCCGTGCCGGAAGGTGAGCTGGCGGGTGATCCGGCCAGTGAGCCGATGACGGAGCCGATCGTGTTCGGCGAGCCCGCCGACGTCGAGGACCTGGCGCTGCTCCCTGACGACGTGGACGGAGGGTTCGAACCGGAACCCGAGGTCGAGGCCGCGCCCGAACCCGAACCCGAGCCCGAGCGGGAGCCGGCTGTGCCGGCGCGGCCGGTGCGCCCCGCCCCCGACCTGGAAGACGTCGAGGACCTGATGGTCGTCGACGACGATCTCGAGGCCGACGAGCCCCGGCCCCCGCGAGACTGA
- a CDS encoding DUF5336 domain-containing protein, producing the protein MTYPPNNPGYPPTQPQGAYGVTGPSFAQGEPGPSKLPFYLTIAVVVAGLAAYLASFGPVFTVTAELGPFGGAELTGSGGGYPVIAAVLAALLAAVSLVPKAKPYTAVVAAVSVLAVLLVIAQVVSKPSGFSIGWALWLVLAFTILEAIAAVAALLLEAGVITAPAPRPRYEQYGQYGPPPGGYYGQPGPQGPAQRPYPPQYGSGYPSGPPTGGFSGPGPQNGPPTPPTGFPSFSPPPSVGSGQQQPAPGQPGQQSQAPSSSPSSGPTPS; encoded by the coding sequence ATGACTTACCCGCCCAACAACCCGGGCTACCCGCCCACGCAGCCGCAAGGCGCGTACGGGGTGACCGGGCCGTCGTTCGCGCAGGGCGAGCCCGGACCCAGCAAGCTGCCGTTCTATCTGACGATCGCCGTAGTTGTCGCCGGGCTGGCCGCCTACTTGGCCAGCTTCGGCCCGGTGTTCACCGTCACCGCCGAACTCGGCCCGTTCGGCGGAGCCGAACTCACCGGAAGCGGCGGTGGCTATCCGGTCATCGCGGCGGTCCTGGCCGCCTTGCTGGCTGCGGTCAGCCTGGTGCCCAAGGCCAAGCCCTACACCGCGGTCGTCGCGGCGGTATCGGTTCTCGCCGTGCTGCTGGTGATCGCCCAGGTGGTCAGCAAGCCGAGCGGTTTCTCGATCGGCTGGGCACTGTGGCTGGTGCTCGCCTTCACCATTCTCGAGGCCATTGCCGCAGTAGCCGCGCTCCTGCTCGAGGCCGGGGTCATCACCGCGCCGGCGCCGCGGCCCCGCTACGAGCAGTACGGCCAGTACGGTCCGCCCCCCGGTGGCTACTACGGCCAGCCCGGCCCGCAGGGACCCGCGCAGCGTCCCTACCCGCCGCAGTACGGCAGCGGATACCCGTCGGGACCGCCGACCGGCGGTTTCTCCGGGCCCGGACCGCAGAATGGTCCGCCCACCCCGCCCACCGGATTCCCCAGTTTCAGCCCGCCGCCGTCGGTCGGGTCAGGTCAGCAGCAGCCGGCGCCCGGGCAGCCCGGTCAGCAGTCACAGGCGCCGTCATCGTCGCCGTCATCGGGCCCGACACCGTCCTAA
- a CDS encoding LpqN/LpqT family lipoprotein, whose amino-acid sequence MTPRVVLVAATALVLLTSCTRVVDDARGFAAPNMGSAGATAADCTSVDVPLTTIPSQDRDEPVLKVPQPAGWERVRMMDSELIRYTMRNTDLVSAGFAPTAVVTLESRPGLIEPNDVFDAQRKGLRSGIGARDMQSAKTTLCGLPAEMVDYEMPSVGGLPPHPARVLCAVLQTDGRTFAMTLTVQSADPGNPTYQRDAETILTGFQMLSPA is encoded by the coding sequence ATGACCCCGCGGGTGGTGCTGGTCGCGGCGACGGCCCTGGTGCTGCTCACCTCGTGCACCCGGGTGGTCGACGACGCCCGCGGGTTCGCTGCGCCGAACATGGGCAGCGCTGGTGCCACGGCCGCCGACTGCACCTCGGTCGACGTCCCGCTGACCACGATTCCCAGCCAGGATCGGGACGAGCCGGTGCTCAAGGTCCCGCAGCCGGCCGGCTGGGAGCGCGTGCGGATGATGGACTCCGAGCTGATCCGCTACACCATGCGCAACACCGATCTGGTCAGTGCCGGCTTCGCGCCGACGGCGGTGGTCACCTTGGAGAGCAGACCCGGTTTGATCGAGCCCAACGACGTGTTCGACGCGCAGCGCAAGGGTCTGCGCTCCGGTATCGGCGCCCGGGACATGCAGTCGGCCAAGACCACGCTGTGCGGTCTGCCCGCCGAGATGGTCGACTACGAGATGCCCTCGGTGGGCGGCCTGCCACCCCACCCGGCGCGGGTGCTGTGTGCGGTGCTGCAGACCGACGGCCGGACCTTTGCCATGACACTGACCGTGCAGAGCGCAGACCCCGGCAACCCCACATATCAGCGTGATGCCGAGACGATCCTGACCGGATTCCAGATGCTCTCGCCCGCTTAG
- the purH gene encoding bifunctional phosphoribosylaminoimidazolecarboxamide formyltransferase/IMP cyclohydrolase — protein sequence MTSGTLIGKRPIRRALISVYDKSGLIPLAQGLHEAGVDIVSTGSTAKTIASKGIPVTPVETVTGFPEVLDGRVKTLHPHIHAGLLADTRNAEHVQALEKLNIEPFDLVVVNLYPFSETVDSGAEIDECVEQIDIGGPSMVRAAAKNHASVAVVVDPLGYDGVLAAVRAGGFTLTERKKLASLAFRHTAEYDVAVASWMGFTLAPEEGDAPPFLPPWFGRTWRRTSLLRYGENPHQQAALYSDDVGWPGLAQAEQLHGKEMSYNNFTDADAAWRAAFDHEQICVAIIKHANPCGIAISHTSVADAHRKAHECDPLSAFGGVIAANTEVTVEMAEFVSEIFTEVIIAPAYEPGAVEVLARKKNIRVLVAAEPPVDGVEIRQISGGLLMQERDSINAPGDDPANWTLATGTVADAPTLSDLAFAWRTCRAVKSNAIVIAADGATVGVGMGQVNRVDAARLAVERGGDRVRGAVAASDAFFPFPDGLETLTAAGVKAIVHPGGSMRDELVTEAAAKAGITLYLTGARHFAH from the coding sequence ATGACGTCGGGGACATTGATCGGCAAGAGACCGATCCGGCGCGCGCTGATCAGCGTGTACGACAAGAGCGGGCTGATCCCGCTGGCGCAGGGTCTGCACGAGGCAGGCGTGGACATCGTTTCCACCGGTTCGACAGCGAAAACTATTGCCAGCAAGGGCATTCCGGTCACCCCGGTCGAGACGGTCACCGGTTTCCCCGAGGTGCTCGACGGCCGGGTCAAGACCCTGCACCCGCATATCCACGCCGGCCTGCTCGCCGACACCCGCAACGCCGAGCACGTGCAGGCGCTGGAGAAGCTCAACATCGAGCCGTTCGACCTCGTCGTGGTCAACCTCTACCCGTTCAGCGAGACGGTCGACTCCGGGGCCGAGATCGACGAATGCGTCGAGCAGATCGACATCGGCGGGCCGTCGATGGTCCGCGCGGCCGCCAAGAACCACGCCAGTGTTGCCGTCGTGGTCGACCCCCTCGGCTACGACGGGGTGCTGGCGGCAGTGCGCGCCGGTGGCTTCACCCTGACCGAGCGCAAGAAGCTGGCGTCACTGGCCTTCCGGCACACCGCCGAGTACGACGTCGCGGTCGCCAGCTGGATGGGGTTCACCCTGGCCCCCGAGGAGGGCGACGCACCGCCGTTCCTGCCGCCGTGGTTCGGCCGCACCTGGCGCCGCACCTCGCTGCTGCGCTACGGCGAGAACCCGCATCAGCAGGCCGCGCTCTACAGCGACGACGTCGGCTGGCCCGGCCTGGCCCAGGCCGAGCAGTTGCACGGAAAAGAGATGTCCTACAACAACTTCACCGACGCCGACGCCGCGTGGCGAGCCGCCTTCGACCACGAGCAGATCTGCGTGGCGATCATCAAGCACGCCAACCCGTGCGGTATCGCGATCTCGCACACGTCGGTGGCCGACGCCCACCGCAAGGCCCACGAGTGTGATCCACTGTCCGCGTTCGGCGGGGTGATCGCGGCCAACACCGAAGTGACGGTGGAGATGGCCGAGTTCGTCTCGGAGATCTTCACCGAGGTCATCATCGCGCCGGCCTACGAGCCCGGTGCGGTGGAGGTGCTGGCGCGCAAGAAGAACATTCGCGTCCTGGTCGCCGCCGAGCCGCCCGTCGACGGGGTGGAGATCCGCCAGATCAGCGGCGGGCTGCTGATGCAGGAGCGCGACAGCATCAACGCCCCGGGTGACGACCCGGCCAACTGGACGCTGGCCACCGGCACCGTGGCGGATGCGCCGACTCTCTCCGATCTGGCATTCGCCTGGCGTACCTGCCGCGCGGTCAAGTCCAACGCGATCGTCATCGCCGCCGACGGCGCCACGGTCGGCGTGGGCATGGGCCAGGTCAACCGGGTCGATGCGGCCCGGTTGGCCGTCGAGCGCGGCGGGGACCGGGTACGCGGCGCTGTCGCGGCCAGCGACGCCTTCTTCCCGTTCCCCGACGGACTGGAGACGCTGACCGCAGCCGGGGTCAAGGCGATCGTCCATCCCGGCGGCTCGATGCGCGACGAACTGGTCACCGAGGCCGCCGCCAAGGCGGGAATCACGTTGTATCTCACCGGCGCCCGGCATTTCGCGCACTGA
- a CDS encoding LLM class F420-dependent oxidoreductase: protein MDYGLVLFTSDRGITPAAAAKLADDHGFQTFYVPEHTHIPVKREAAHPSTGDETLPDDRYMRTLDPWVSLGTAAAVTSRVRLSTAVALPVEHDPITLAKSIATLDHLSGGRVSLGVGFGWNTDELLDHHVPPNRRRTVLREYIEAMRALWTQEEASYEGEFVNFGPSWAWPKPVQSHIPVLVGAGGTENTFKWISRHADGWITTPRDFDIDAPVQLLHDTWAAAGRDGAPQIVALDYKPVPEKLEHWREIGVTEVLFGLPDKSADEVSAYVERLAGKLSALA from the coding sequence ATGGATTACGGGCTTGTGCTGTTCACCAGCGACCGCGGCATCACCCCGGCCGCGGCCGCCAAACTCGCCGATGACCACGGCTTCCAGACGTTCTACGTACCGGAGCACACCCACATCCCGGTCAAACGGGAGGCCGCGCACCCGAGCACCGGTGACGAGACGCTGCCCGACGACCGCTACATGCGCACGCTGGATCCGTGGGTGAGCCTGGGCACCGCGGCCGCGGTGACCTCCAGGGTCCGGCTGTCCACCGCCGTCGCACTGCCCGTCGAGCACGACCCGATCACACTGGCGAAATCGATTGCCACACTTGATCATCTGTCGGGCGGACGGGTGAGCCTCGGTGTCGGCTTCGGCTGGAACACCGACGAGTTGCTCGATCACCACGTGCCGCCCAACCGCAGGCGCACGGTGCTGCGCGAGTACATCGAGGCCATGCGCGCGCTGTGGACCCAGGAAGAGGCGTCCTACGAGGGCGAGTTCGTGAACTTCGGACCGAGCTGGGCGTGGCCCAAGCCGGTGCAGTCGCACATCCCGGTTCTGGTGGGCGCCGGCGGCACCGAGAACACCTTCAAGTGGATCTCCCGCCACGCTGACGGCTGGATCACCACCCCGCGCGACTTCGACATCGACGCCCCGGTGCAGCTGCTGCATGACACCTGGGCCGCCGCCGGGCGCGATGGTGCCCCGCAGATCGTGGCGCTGGACTACAAGCCGGTTCCCGAGAAGCTCGAGCACTGGCGCGAGATCGGCGTGACCGAGGTGCTGTTCGGACTGCCGGACAAATCCGCCGACGAGGTGAGTGCGTACGTCGAGCGGCTGGCGGGCAAGCTCAGCGCGCTCGCCTAA
- a CDS encoding sigma 54-interacting transcriptional regulator, with the protein MTSPDNLPRTLGELRASGHRERSVKEELRENLLAALAEGHDIWPGIFGFEDTVIPQLERALIAGHDFVMLGERGQGKTRILRSLVNLLDEWTPVIAGAELGEHPYSPITPESIRRAADSGDDLPVTWRHRSERYTEKLATPDTSVADLVGDIDPIKVAEGRTLGDPETIAFGLIPRSHRGIVAVNELPDLAERIQVSMLNVMEERDIQVRGYTLRLPLDVLVVASANPEDYTNRGRIITPLKDRFGAEIRTHYPRELDAEVGVITQEAHLSAQVPAYLMQIVARFARYLRESNSVDQRSGVSARFAIAAAETVAASARHRGAVLGEDDPVARVVDLGTIIDVLRGKLEFESGEEGREQAVLEHLLRRATADTAQRALGGIDVGPLVSAVEGGSAVTTGELVSAKDVLAALPDLPVIEAIAERLGAESDGQRAAALELALEALYLAKRIDKVTGEGETVYG; encoded by the coding sequence GTGACGTCACCTGACAACCTGCCCCGCACCCTTGGTGAACTGCGTGCCTCCGGCCATCGTGAGCGCAGCGTCAAGGAGGAACTCCGGGAGAACCTGCTTGCTGCGCTGGCCGAAGGCCACGACATCTGGCCAGGCATTTTCGGCTTCGAGGACACCGTCATCCCGCAGCTCGAGCGGGCGCTGATCGCCGGGCACGACTTCGTGATGCTCGGCGAGCGGGGTCAGGGCAAGACGCGCATCCTGCGCTCGCTGGTCAACCTGCTCGACGAGTGGACGCCGGTGATCGCCGGCGCCGAGCTCGGCGAGCACCCCTATTCGCCGATCACCCCGGAATCGATCCGCCGTGCCGCGGACTCCGGCGACGACCTGCCGGTGACCTGGCGTCATCGCAGCGAGCGCTACACCGAGAAGCTGGCCACCCCGGACACCAGCGTGGCCGACCTGGTCGGCGACATCGACCCGATCAAGGTTGCCGAAGGCCGCACGCTGGGCGACCCGGAGACCATCGCGTTCGGCCTGATCCCGCGGTCACACCGCGGCATCGTCGCCGTCAACGAGCTGCCCGACCTCGCCGAGCGCATCCAGGTCTCGATGCTCAACGTGATGGAGGAGCGCGACATCCAGGTCCGCGGCTACACCCTGCGGCTGCCGCTGGACGTGCTCGTCGTCGCCAGCGCCAACCCGGAGGACTACACCAACCGCGGGCGCATCATCACTCCGCTCAAGGACCGGTTCGGTGCCGAGATCCGTACCCACTATCCGCGTGAGCTGGACGCCGAAGTCGGCGTCATCACCCAGGAAGCGCACCTCTCGGCGCAGGTTCCGGCCTACCTGATGCAAATCGTTGCGCGCTTCGCCCGGTACCTTCGCGAGTCCAACTCCGTCGACCAGCGCTCCGGGGTCTCGGCGCGCTTTGCCATCGCGGCCGCCGAGACGGTCGCCGCCTCGGCACGGCACCGCGGCGCGGTGCTCGGCGAGGACGACCCGGTGGCCCGGGTGGTCGATCTGGGCACGATCATCGACGTGCTGCGCGGCAAGCTCGAATTCGAGTCCGGCGAGGAGGGCCGCGAACAGGCGGTTCTCGAGCACCTGCTGCGCCGCGCGACCGCCGACACCGCCCAGCGGGCGCTCGGCGGCATCGACGTCGGCCCGCTGGTGTCGGCGGTCGAGGGCGGTTCAGCGGTGACCACCGGTGAGCTGGTGTCGGCCAAGGACGTGCTGGCCGCGCTTCCCGATCTGCCGGTCATCGAAGCGATCGCCGAGCGGCTCGGTGCCGAATCCGACGGTCAGCGCGCCGCCGCCCTCGAATTGGCGCTCGAGGCGCTGTATCTGGCCAAGCGCATCGACAAGGTGACCGGCGAGGGTGAAACCGTCTATGGCTAA